The Verrucomicrobiia bacterium genome contains a region encoding:
- a CDS encoding SWIB/MDM2 domain-containing protein — MAETTSQPKTKRRPSAAFMKPVQPDDKLSDVIGNQPVARTDVTRKLWDYIRSHNLQDPENKTFIKADEKLKAVFDGKERVSMFEMTKLVFGHVKGV; from the coding sequence ATGGCCGAAACGACCTCACAACCCAAAACCAAACGACGACCCAGCGCAGCCTTTATGAAACCCGTGCAGCCGGATGATAAGCTCTCCGATGTCATTGGTAATCAGCCAGTGGCGCGGACGGATGTCACCCGCAAGCTTTGGGATTACATCCGCAGCCATAATTTGCAGGACCCCGAAAACAAGACCTTCATCAAAGCCGATGAAAAGCTCAAGGCTGTTTTTGACGGCAAGGAGCGGGTCAGCATGTTTGAGATGACCAAGCTGGTGTTTGGACACGTCAAAGGGGTTTGA
- a CDS encoding glycoside hydrolase family 9 protein: MQRNRSLVYRLVSAFHNDAAKAACNPVQWGLRFLPALWFCSSLSAAIPSPADVQTPQIGANALHILSPNLLELFLVNTKQPDPGRVQGWDWVNDQQAFVAPNMSSLQVLVNGQTRFVAGVGFKRRALYAPLLTWDLRIGNQLYLQLTNPIPTGASVQVVNDGTLWPANMAFAAVADPLRFNPAIHINEEGYLPAYPKKAAVGYYLGDLGEMPIPTNAFFVVSTQSGATLYQGTLTLRPDVGYNYTPTPYQKVYEADFSSLTAPGEYRLVVPGMGASLPFRIDEGIAMDFARTYALGMYEQRSGCAVVLPFTRFTHGIDHVAPAAVPTNDSAPFAFTWQTVLNYSSEVNPDNPPQIAPGLTNYSAQLFPFVNQGTVSVSAGHFEAGDYNRVTWNGAQLVHILVFAADSLPGIGALDNLGLPESGDGISDVLQEAKWEADFLARMQDADGGFYYSVYPQYREYEMDVLPENGDPQVVWPKNTATTAAAVAALAQCASSPHFKQAYPQAASNYLAKAFLGWQFLTNAIARFGIDGSYQKVQHFDDDFTAHDELAWAACELFLATGNPQYQSNLFAWFPDPADPATFRWGWQRMAVCYGNAIRDYAFAVSSGRLAASRINQDYLARCINVITNAGNDMLGWSQDNAYGTSFPDLNKAYRSGGWYFSAEQAFDLVVAYQFNPSPLYVDALLRNMNYESGCNPVNISYVSGLGWKRPRNIVDQYSLNDGRTLPKDGVPASNIIAGFQPVWTYGWELMALSYPDDSADTAPYAYYDRWCDDWNVSTEGSTTDMARSFAATAWLAARTSLAGQPWHGTNATLIAPAGVRLVGQPVTVTLNVADTNLTAARIVWEASGQEATFGAQSFTFTPGPQSTNYWVEAEVQWPDGRRAFGTNSVSVSASGPPVLTNTQSLSGGGLGFTLTGAPLATYVIEASTDLAHWTPVMTNALPANGLVTISDPQAASFAQRYYRAVAMP; this comes from the coding sequence ATGCAACGCAACAGGTCTCTCGTTTACAGGCTGGTTTCTGCATTTCACAATGATGCGGCCAAGGCCGCTTGCAACCCGGTGCAATGGGGTCTGCGCTTTTTACCTGCGCTGTGGTTTTGCAGCTCCTTGTCCGCAGCGATTCCCTCGCCTGCAGATGTTCAAACGCCACAAATTGGGGCCAACGCCCTCCACATTCTCTCCCCCAATTTGCTCGAACTTTTTCTGGTCAATACCAAGCAACCCGACCCGGGGCGCGTCCAAGGATGGGACTGGGTGAATGACCAGCAGGCATTTGTCGCGCCGAACATGTCGAGCCTGCAAGTGCTGGTCAATGGCCAAACCCGCTTTGTAGCGGGGGTAGGATTTAAACGCCGCGCTCTTTACGCGCCGCTGCTGACATGGGATTTGCGAATCGGTAATCAACTGTATCTGCAATTGACCAATCCCATTCCAACCGGCGCCTCGGTGCAGGTGGTCAATGATGGAACGCTCTGGCCGGCCAACATGGCCTTTGCGGCTGTGGCTGACCCGCTCCGGTTCAACCCGGCGATTCACATAAACGAGGAAGGCTACCTGCCTGCTTACCCGAAAAAGGCGGCTGTCGGCTACTACCTGGGAGACCTTGGTGAAATGCCAATCCCGACCAACGCCTTCTTTGTTGTGAGCACCCAAAGCGGCGCCACTCTATACCAGGGCACGCTGACTCTGCGCCCGGATGTTGGCTATAATTATACCCCAACGCCTTACCAGAAAGTTTATGAAGCCGATTTCAGCAGTTTGACCGCCCCCGGTGAATACCGGCTCGTCGTCCCGGGAATGGGCGCGTCGCTCCCATTCCGGATTGACGAGGGCATTGCGATGGATTTCGCCCGCACGTACGCCTTGGGGATGTACGAGCAGCGCAGCGGCTGCGCGGTGGTGTTGCCATTCACCCGCTTTACTCATGGTATCGACCACGTAGCTCCCGCCGCCGTGCCTACCAACGACTCGGCGCCTTTTGCCTTCACCTGGCAAACTGTTCTGAACTATTCCAGCGAGGTTAACCCGGATAACCCGCCGCAAATCGCGCCCGGCCTCACGAATTATTCGGCGCAGCTTTTTCCATTCGTAAATCAAGGAACCGTCTCGGTGTCCGCTGGCCATTTCGAGGCGGGCGATTACAACCGCGTCACCTGGAACGGGGCGCAACTGGTCCATATCCTGGTGTTCGCGGCCGATTCGCTGCCGGGTATTGGCGCCCTGGACAATTTGGGCTTGCCGGAGAGCGGCGATGGAATCAGCGATGTTCTCCAGGAAGCAAAATGGGAGGCCGATTTCCTGGCCAGGATGCAGGATGCAGACGGCGGATTCTACTATTCGGTCTATCCTCAATATCGCGAATACGAAATGGACGTGCTGCCGGAGAATGGCGACCCGCAGGTTGTCTGGCCCAAGAACACGGCCACCACGGCGGCGGCCGTCGCGGCGCTGGCGCAGTGCGCCTCTTCTCCTCATTTCAAGCAAGCCTATCCACAAGCCGCCAGCAATTACCTCGCCAAAGCCTTCCTGGGCTGGCAATTCCTGACAAATGCCATCGCGCGATTTGGAATCGATGGCTCCTATCAGAAAGTTCAGCATTTCGACGACGATTTCACCGCCCATGACGAACTGGCCTGGGCTGCCTGTGAACTGTTCCTGGCCACCGGCAACCCGCAGTATCAATCAAATCTCTTCGCGTGGTTCCCCGATCCCGCCGACCCGGCCACCTTTCGCTGGGGTTGGCAGCGCATGGCTGTTTGTTATGGCAACGCAATTCGCGATTATGCCTTTGCTGTCAGCAGCGGCAGGTTGGCGGCCAGCCGAATCAACCAGGATTACCTGGCCAGGTGCATCAATGTCATTACCAACGCCGGCAACGATATGCTCGGCTGGTCCCAGGATAACGCGTATGGCACCAGTTTCCCCGACCTCAACAAGGCCTATCGCAGCGGCGGCTGGTACTTTTCCGCCGAGCAGGCCTTCGATTTGGTGGTTGCCTATCAATTCAATCCCAGCCCCTTGTACGTGGATGCGCTGCTGCGCAACATGAACTACGAAAGCGGCTGCAACCCCGTCAACATTTCCTACGTCAGCGGCCTGGGCTGGAAACGACCGCGCAACATCGTGGACCAATACTCCCTGAACGACGGGCGCACCCTGCCCAAAGACGGCGTGCCGGCCAGCAACATTATCGCCGGCTTCCAGCCAGTCTGGACTTACGGCTGGGAACTCATGGCCCTTTCCTATCCAGACGATTCGGCCGATACCGCGCCTTATGCCTACTACGACCGCTGGTGCGATGATTGGAATGTCTCGACTGAGGGATCGACAACCGACATGGCGCGCAGCTTCGCCGCCACCGCGTGGCTCGCGGCACGAACCTCCCTCGCCGGGCAACCATGGCACGGGACTAATGCAACCCTTATTGCGCCTGCCGGCGTTAGGCTCGTTGGACAACCGGTAACCGTGACGCTGAATGTGGCGGACACCAACCTGACCGCCGCGCGTATCGTGTGGGAAGCAAGCGGCCAGGAAGCGACTTTTGGCGCCCAGAGCTTTACTTTCACACCAGGACCACAATCGACCAATTATTGGGTCGAAGCTGAGGTGCAGTGGCCGGATGGCCGTCGAGCCTTTGGGACCAACTCCGTCTCCGTGAGCGCCAGCGGCCCACCGGTTTTGACAAATACCCAATCACTGTCCGGTGGCGGATTGGGCTTCACGCTCACCGGCGCGCCACTGGCAACTTATGTTATCGAGGCATCAACGGACCTGGCCCACTGGACCCCCGTCATGACGAACGCCTTGCCGGCCAACGGCCTGGTTACCATCAGCGATCCCCAGGCCGCATCCTTTGCGCAACGGTACTACCGCGCAGTGGCAATGCCTTAA
- a CDS encoding AbrB/MazE/SpoVT family DNA-binding domain-containing protein has product MITKLSSKGQVVLPKQARMRLRLRAGVKLLCQVEGQSIVLTPEHPVTDHPRLMTDAKSGLRITKSPANTRVTSADVRSALLDFP; this is encoded by the coding sequence ATGATAACTAAACTATCGAGCAAAGGTCAGGTGGTCCTGCCTAAGCAGGCGCGGATGCGCTTGCGTCTGCGTGCCGGAGTGAAGTTGCTGTGCCAGGTTGAGGGGCAGTCCATCGTGCTGACACCTGAGCACCCTGTAACCGATCATCCGCGTTTGATGACCGACGCGAAATCCGGTTTGCGCATCACGAAGTCACCAGCCAATACCAGAGTCACCAGTGCGGATGTGCGGTCGGCTCTGCTCGATTTTCCATGA
- a CDS encoding DNA-3-methyladenine glycosylase I has product MKRCAWAQGELYTAYHDREWGVPVHDDRLLFEFLILEGAQAGLSWVTILKKRENYRLAFDHFDPSKVARYDSRKIGRLLTDAGIVRNRLKIQAVVQNAKAFLAAQKEFGTFDDYVWRFVGGKPICNARKSLKDIPARTPLSDEISKDLIKRGFRFLGSTICYAFMQAVGIVNDHTTDCFRYIECSQNQHSVSATAP; this is encoded by the coding sequence TTGAAACGGTGCGCTTGGGCGCAGGGCGAGCTTTACACGGCCTATCATGACCGGGAATGGGGCGTGCCGGTTCATGACGACCGCTTGCTCTTCGAGTTCCTCATCCTGGAAGGGGCACAGGCGGGTTTAAGCTGGGTTACCATCTTAAAAAAGCGTGAGAACTATCGGCTGGCTTTCGACCATTTCGACCCCTCTAAAGTGGCCCGCTATGACTCGCGGAAAATAGGCAGGCTGCTGACCGATGCAGGGATTGTCCGCAATCGGCTCAAGATTCAAGCCGTAGTGCAAAACGCAAAAGCCTTTCTCGCCGCGCAAAAGGAGTTTGGCACTTTCGATGATTACGTTTGGCGGTTCGTCGGCGGAAAACCCATTTGCAATGCGCGGAAATCACTGAAAGACATTCCCGCCCGCACTCCCTTATCCGACGAGATAAGCAAGGATTTGATCAAGCGTGGGTTCCGGTTCCTCGGTTCTACGATTTGTTACGCATTCATGCAGGCTGTGGGGATAGTCAACGACCACACGACGGATTGCTTTCGCTACATCGAATGCTCTCAAAACCAGCATTCAGTATCGGCTACGGCCCCCTGA
- the ilvD gene encoding dihydroxy-acid dehydratase produces the protein MRSDVIKKGFERAPHRSLLRATGSIESEADWDKPFIAICNSYTDCIPGHAHLNEIGMLVKRLVREAGGVPFIFNTIGVDDGIAMGHGGMKYSLPSRELIADCVETMVRAHCFDGMVCIPNCDKIVPGMLMAAMRLNIPTVFVSGGPMAAGVASHAADGELPEHLRPATQKSDLITVFKGVAELQTGKISEADLKRLEQSACPTCGSCSGMFTANSMNCLCEALGMALPGNGTILAVSKEREALYDRAARAIIDLVKKDLKPRDIATVEAFDNSLALDVAMGGSTNTVLHTLAIAREAGVPYDIKRIDEISRRVPCVCKVSPSSNYHVQDVHRAGGIHTILGELKRMGALNLDCKTVTGKTLGENIDEWDVRSAHATAWARTARISGCSALVLDPNDKLGPAARTANGNLAPKPLMFFPADPRAITLWRLAAAFNVSDAAAAAALFTDDAEFQVNENTTWKGPQAIEGGLKEKFAEFKGMVRAELAQLKGTPVLLLWQYGKGGEKKRFCLLRTGRLRGWQISKAYHEYRPTQLEEAQPSGLMPYDSAFMFNAQDCIRNKETAYSADGGLAILYGQLAPDGSVVKTAGISDAFKAYCGPQFVFEGPSIVFESQEEACEGILAGKVKAGDVVVIRNEGPRGGPGMQEMLSPTSYIVGMGLSDKVALITDGRFSGGTAGACIGHVSPEAAEGGPIGLLRNGDRLRIDFPNRRIDMVLTDSELAERKQGWQAVKRDLNGWLKRYQKLVTNASQGGILTS, from the coding sequence ATGCGCTCTGATGTGATTAAGAAAGGCTTCGAACGCGCCCCGCATCGCTCTCTGCTGCGGGCGACCGGCTCGATTGAATCGGAAGCCGATTGGGACAAGCCATTTATCGCCATCTGCAACAGTTACACCGATTGCATACCGGGCCACGCCCATTTGAACGAGATTGGGATGCTGGTTAAGCGCCTGGTGCGCGAGGCCGGCGGCGTGCCGTTTATTTTCAACACCATTGGGGTCGATGACGGTATTGCCATGGGCCACGGCGGGATGAAGTATTCCCTGCCTTCGCGGGAGCTGATTGCCGATTGCGTCGAGACGATGGTCCGGGCGCACTGCTTCGATGGGATGGTGTGCATTCCCAACTGCGACAAGATCGTGCCGGGGATGTTGATGGCCGCCATGCGCCTGAATATACCGACGGTATTTGTCAGCGGGGGTCCAATGGCCGCCGGGGTGGCCTCCCACGCAGCAGACGGCGAATTGCCCGAGCACCTGCGGCCCGCGACGCAGAAGTCGGACTTGATAACGGTATTCAAGGGAGTGGCCGAGTTGCAGACAGGCAAGATTTCCGAGGCTGACCTCAAACGGCTTGAACAAAGCGCTTGCCCGACCTGCGGGTCGTGCTCGGGAATGTTCACGGCAAACTCGATGAACTGTTTGTGCGAAGCGCTGGGCATGGCGCTGCCCGGAAACGGGACGATCCTGGCGGTGTCGAAGGAGCGCGAGGCGCTCTATGACCGGGCGGCGCGGGCAATTATTGATTTGGTGAAGAAGGACCTCAAACCGCGTGACATCGCGACCGTGGAAGCCTTCGACAACTCCCTGGCGCTCGATGTGGCCATGGGCGGCTCGACCAATACGGTCCTGCACACCCTGGCCATCGCGCGTGAGGCGGGTGTTCCTTACGATATCAAGCGCATCGATGAGATTTCACGGCGCGTGCCGTGCGTATGCAAGGTGTCGCCCTCGTCCAATTATCATGTCCAGGATGTGCACCGCGCGGGAGGGATTCATACCATCCTGGGTGAACTCAAGCGCATGGGCGCCCTCAACCTGGATTGCAAAACAGTCACTGGCAAAACCCTCGGCGAGAATATCGACGAATGGGACGTGCGTTCGGCGCATGCGACGGCCTGGGCCAGGACCGCTCGAATCTCCGGCTGCTCGGCCCTGGTGCTCGACCCCAATGACAAACTGGGCCCGGCAGCCCGCACCGCAAACGGAAATCTGGCGCCTAAACCCTTGATGTTTTTCCCCGCCGACCCGCGCGCCATTACATTATGGCGCCTGGCTGCGGCATTTAACGTTTCGGACGCAGCGGCTGCGGCTGCGCTCTTTACCGACGACGCTGAATTTCAGGTCAACGAGAACACGACGTGGAAAGGGCCCCAGGCCATTGAGGGCGGGTTGAAGGAGAAATTTGCCGAGTTCAAAGGGATGGTGCGGGCCGAGTTGGCCCAGCTCAAGGGAACGCCGGTGCTGCTCCTGTGGCAGTATGGGAAAGGCGGCGAGAAGAAGCGGTTCTGTTTGTTGCGGACCGGGCGCTTGCGGGGCTGGCAGATCAGCAAGGCCTATCACGAATATCGCCCGACACAGCTCGAAGAGGCCCAGCCCAGCGGCCTGATGCCTTACGATTCGGCCTTCATGTTTAACGCGCAGGATTGCATCCGTAACAAGGAAACTGCCTACAGCGCCGATGGCGGCTTGGCGATTCTTTACGGCCAGCTTGCCCCTGATGGCAGCGTCGTCAAGACAGCCGGTATCAGCGATGCCTTTAAGGCCTATTGCGGGCCGCAGTTCGTGTTCGAGGGGCCGTCGATCGTTTTCGAAAGCCAGGAGGAGGCCTGCGAGGGCATCCTGGCCGGCAAGGTCAAAGCGGGTGACGTGGTCGTGATTCGCAATGAAGGCCCCCGTGGCGGGCCCGGGATGCAGGAGATGCTGTCGCCCACCAGTTATATTGTGGGCATGGGGTTGAGCGACAAAGTCGCCCTGATAACCGATGGCCGTTTCAGCGGCGGCACTGCGGGCGCTTGCATTGGCCACGTCTCTCCCGAGGCCGCTGAGGGTGGTCCGATAGGTTTGCTGCGCAATGGCGATCGATTGCGGATCGATTTCCCCAATCGGCGGATTGATATGGTCCTTACAGATTCTGAGCTAGCCGAGCGAAAGCAGGGCTGGCAAGCGGTCAAGCGCGACCTGAACGGCTGGCTCAAACGTTATCAAAAGCTAGTCACCAATGCCAGCCAGGGCGGCATTTTGACGAGCTAA
- a CDS encoding PIN domain-containing protein, whose translation MRYLLDINSLIALAHTGHSLHAKAMDWYVSVLDSATGFHTCSITEIGFVRVAVVTGLQADIAAAKQALGALKSSSRIRFELIPDDLSADQLPAFVKSPQSVTDGHLVELARKHSVRLATLDRGIPGSLFIG comes from the coding sequence ATGAGATACCTGCTGGACATCAATTCGCTGATTGCGCTCGCTCACACCGGGCATTCCTTGCACGCCAAAGCCATGGATTGGTACGTTTCAGTCCTGGACTCTGCCACCGGTTTTCATACTTGTTCGATTACTGAAATTGGGTTTGTGCGGGTCGCTGTGGTGACAGGCCTCCAAGCCGATATCGCTGCGGCCAAGCAAGCCCTTGGCGCGCTCAAGTCCTCTTCGAGAATCCGGTTCGAACTCATTCCAGACGACCTCAGCGCAGATCAACTGCCCGCCTTCGTCAAGAGCCCGCAATCGGTCACCGATGGGCACTTGGTGGAATTGGCCCGGAAGCACTCGGTGCGGCTGGCTACCCTGGACCGGGGCATTCCTGGCTCCTTGTTCATTGGATAG